One genomic window of Tenacibaculum tangerinum includes the following:
- the mutL gene encoding DNA mismatch repair endonuclease MutL has translation MSDIIQLLPDHVANQIAAGEVVQRPASVVKELIENSIDAGATSITLLLKDAGKTSIQVIDDGKGMSATDARMSFERHATSKIKDAQDLFNLSTKGFRGEALASIAAIAHVELKTKQENDELGTLLKIEGSEVTAQEVVATAKGTSIAVKNLFFNIPARRNFLKSDTVETRHIVDEFQRVALAHPNISFLLHHNNNEVYHLKKSNLRKRIVAIFGAKMNEKLVPINEQTDIMTVNGFVAKPEFAKKKRGEQFFFVNNRFIKSSYLNHAVVNAFEGLLENGAHPSYFLYLEVPPNTIDINIHPTKTEVKFDNEKALYAILRATVKHSLGQYNVAPVLDFDRDASLDTPYNYSKKSSTSVPPITVDPTFNPFKTETNYQETSSSGNLSKGNSKHSYQSNFKKDTGSWEALYANIDTTEPDTQEQLFEVEQETETGKTFQIQKKYLLSSIKSGVVLINQSLAHQRILYEEFLENITVKEASSQQLLFPVNISFSSADIEMIYSIKADLESAGFMFDEFTKESVVIAGIPTSISESQITLILEQLLDDMKLEVPDTSFSHFDVMAKSFAKSLAIKTGTSLNAKEQENLVNNLFSCKEPSVSPFGKPTFKTLTLHEIDTIFNQ, from the coding sequence ATGTCTGATATTATACAACTACTTCCTGATCATGTTGCCAATCAAATTGCTGCTGGAGAGGTCGTTCAACGTCCTGCCTCTGTCGTAAAAGAATTGATAGAAAACTCCATTGATGCAGGTGCTACTTCAATTACACTGCTATTAAAAGATGCTGGAAAAACATCAATTCAGGTAATTGATGACGGAAAAGGAATGAGTGCTACCGATGCTCGCATGAGTTTTGAACGTCATGCTACTTCAAAAATTAAAGACGCACAAGATTTATTTAATTTAAGTACCAAAGGATTTCGGGGTGAAGCCTTAGCCTCTATTGCCGCCATTGCGCATGTTGAACTAAAAACAAAACAAGAAAACGATGAATTAGGTACGCTACTAAAAATCGAAGGTAGCGAAGTTACTGCTCAAGAAGTAGTTGCTACTGCAAAAGGAACTAGCATTGCTGTTAAAAACTTGTTTTTTAACATACCTGCTCGTCGTAACTTTTTAAAATCAGACACTGTTGAAACGCGTCATATTGTCGACGAATTTCAACGTGTAGCGCTAGCCCATCCTAACATTTCTTTTTTATTGCATCACAATAACAACGAAGTGTATCATTTAAAAAAGAGCAACCTTCGCAAACGCATTGTTGCCATTTTTGGGGCTAAAATGAATGAAAAATTGGTTCCTATTAACGAGCAAACGGATATCATGACGGTAAACGGATTTGTTGCAAAACCTGAATTTGCCAAGAAAAAACGTGGCGAACAATTCTTTTTTGTGAACAATCGCTTTATAAAAAGTTCGTATTTGAATCATGCTGTGGTAAATGCTTTTGAAGGCTTGCTTGAGAATGGGGCACATCCGTCGTATTTCTTATATTTAGAAGTACCACCAAATACCATCGATATAAACATTCACCCTACCAAGACAGAAGTGAAGTTTGATAATGAAAAAGCCTTATACGCAATTTTACGTGCTACTGTAAAACACAGCTTGGGACAGTATAATGTAGCACCCGTATTAGATTTTGACAGGGATGCTTCGTTAGACACGCCTTATAATTACAGTAAAAAAAGTAGTACTTCGGTACCACCCATTACGGTAGACCCAACCTTTAATCCGTTTAAAACCGAAACAAATTATCAAGAAACTTCTAGTTCTGGTAATTTATCAAAAGGTAACAGCAAGCACAGTTACCAATCTAATTTTAAAAAAGACACAGGAAGCTGGGAAGCATTGTACGCAAATATTGATACTACTGAACCTGATACACAAGAGCAGCTCTTTGAAGTTGAACAAGAAACCGAAACTGGAAAAACCTTCCAAATTCAAAAAAAATACTTGTTAAGTTCTATCAAATCTGGAGTAGTACTTATCAACCAATCGTTGGCACATCAACGTATTTTGTATGAAGAGTTTTTAGAGAATATCACCGTAAAAGAAGCAAGTAGCCAACAATTGTTATTCCCTGTGAATATTTCTTTTTCTTCGGCAGACATAGAAATGATTTACAGTATTAAAGCCGATTTAGAAAGTGCTGGTTTTATGTTTGATGAGTTTACGAAAGAAAGTGTAGTCATTGCTGGAATTCCAACTTCGATTAGCGAAAGTCAAATTACCCTTATTTTAGAGCAATTGTTAGACGATATGAAGCTTGAAGTACCCGATACCAGCTTTAGTCATTTTGATGTTATGGCGAAATCATTTGCCAAATCGTTAGCTATTAAAACAGGGACCTCTTTAAACGCTAAAGAACAAGAAAATCTTGTCAATAATTTATTCTCTTGCAAAGAACCTTCTGTTTCACCCTTTGGTAAACCTACGTTTAAAACCTTAACTTTACACGAAATAGACACTATTTTTAACCAATAA
- a CDS encoding rhomboid family intramembrane serine protease — protein MTLLENIKYRFKNAGIVEQLIHINLAGFLLVHLANVFGFFFKSNTNFLVKWFTLPASFDDFIVKPWTIITYGFLHTNFLHILFNLIALFYIGNLFKHYFTSKQLLNFYVLGTLFGGVVFMASYNFFPVFSGDIDDSVLLGASAGISAIFIGIATYMPNYELKFPLIGFVKLWVLACVWIAFDIIQIPTGNAGGHLAHLGGALFGFFYVRSASNKELDIFTAINKLFKKKDQKLTTVYNSGNKTSSNKTSKSVINKTKNQEKIDAILDKIGKSGYDTLSKDEKEFLFKQGKN, from the coding sequence ATGACGCTACTTGAAAATATAAAATATCGATTTAAAAATGCAGGAATTGTTGAACAACTAATCCATATAAACTTAGCTGGTTTTTTACTCGTACACCTTGCGAATGTGTTTGGATTTTTCTTTAAATCAAACACCAATTTTTTAGTTAAATGGTTTACCTTACCCGCTAGTTTTGATGATTTTATCGTAAAACCTTGGACGATTATTACCTACGGTTTTTTACACACCAACTTTTTACACATTCTATTTAACTTAATCGCCTTGTTTTATATTGGCAACTTATTCAAGCACTATTTTACTTCAAAACAACTGCTCAATTTTTATGTATTAGGAACGTTGTTTGGCGGTGTTGTTTTTATGGCGAGTTACAATTTTTTTCCTGTTTTTTCAGGCGATATAGACGATAGTGTTTTGTTAGGAGCTTCCGCAGGAATTTCTGCCATATTTATTGGTATTGCTACCTACATGCCGAATTACGAGTTAAAATTCCCGCTCATCGGCTTTGTTAAACTATGGGTATTGGCTTGTGTGTGGATAGCTTTTGATATCATTCAAATACCTACAGGAAATGCTGGAGGGCACTTAGCACATTTAGGAGGTGCTTTATTCGGTTTTTTTTATGTGCGCAGTGCCAGTAACAAAGAATTGGATATATTTACCGCTATAAATAAACTTTTTAAAAAAAAGGATCAAAAACTTACAACCGTATACAATTCTGGTAATAAAACATCTAGTAATAAAACATCTAAAAGTGTTATTAACAAAACAAAAAATCAAGAAAAGATTGACGCTATTTTAGATAAAATTGGCAAATCAGGATATGATACGTTGAGTAAAGATGAAAAGGAGTTTTTATTTAAACAAGGGAAAAATTAA
- a CDS encoding endonuclease/exonuclease/phosphatase family protein — protein sequence MKKYSILHKILFFINSVFAALLLLSYALPFISPKTIPILSVLSLFVPLLMIVNGCFFVYWLIKLHKNILVSLLVLVIGWFTTSPLIKFSNKEVILNNDLKVMSYNVRLFNHYRHEEEITTEQKIYEFINNEDPDVIAIQEFYNSELLDIRLPHKYIKTKSDKDKFGLAIYSKHPIVNTGSLNFEHSANNTIFADIAVNTDTIRVYNVHLESLKINPKKENFGEKNSERLLKRLENGFVKQVDQVELILQHEYAWKNKKIICGDFNNTAYSWAYKQLADDKKDAFIECGIGLGKSFRYIYPVRIDFMLTDTEATINQFKTYSDIEFSDHYPIMTRLHW from the coding sequence ATGAAAAAATATTCGATACTACATAAAATCTTATTTTTTATAAATTCAGTATTTGCAGCACTGCTGTTGCTGTCGTATGCCTTACCCTTTATATCACCTAAAACCATTCCTATTCTATCTGTTTTGAGTTTATTTGTACCTCTTTTAATGATTGTAAATGGTTGTTTTTTTGTGTACTGGCTTATTAAATTACACAAGAATATCTTGGTGTCTCTTCTTGTGCTGGTTATCGGATGGTTTACCACATCTCCGCTTATTAAATTTTCTAATAAAGAAGTGATACTGAATAACGATTTAAAAGTGATGAGTTACAATGTTCGCTTGTTTAACCATTACAGACACGAAGAAGAGATTACCACGGAACAAAAAATTTACGAGTTTATTAATAACGAAGACCCAGATGTGATTGCCATACAAGAATTTTATAATTCTGAATTGTTAGATATTCGTCTTCCCCATAAATATATCAAGACAAAAAGCGATAAAGATAAATTCGGACTTGCTATTTATTCAAAGCATCCAATAGTAAATACAGGTTCGTTAAATTTTGAACACAGTGCTAACAATACCATTTTCGCTGATATTGCTGTAAATACAGATACTATTAGGGTATACAACGTACATTTAGAATCGTTAAAAATAAATCCTAAAAAAGAAAACTTTGGAGAAAAAAATTCAGAGCGTTTGTTAAAACGTTTAGAGAATGGTTTTGTGAAACAGGTGGATCAAGTTGAGCTTATTTTACAACATGAGTACGCATGGAAAAATAAAAAAATAATTTGTGGCGATTTTAATAACACCGCCTATTCTTGGGCATACAAACAGTTGGCAGACGATAAAAAAGATGCTTTTATTGAATGTGGTATCGGGTTAGGGAAATCTTTTCGTTACATCTATCCTGTACGTATCGACTTTATGCTTACAGACACCGAAGCCACGATCAATCAATTCAAAACCTACAGCGATATAGAATTCTCAGACCACTACCCTATTATGACCCGATTACACTGGTAA
- a CDS encoding rhomboid family intramembrane serine protease: protein MPKLTQAVKHLIIINTLFFIATYYIIDSRILIEWFSLFSTESPFFKYWQVATSMFMHGSFSHILFNMFALWMFGSTLESVWGTKKFITFYFLTGIGSAILYLLIKYIQIQYVIDDYSAEEINIVLTKGAEAIMNGKNFTDENLANLNALINTPTLGASGAISGLLMAFGVLFPNVELMLIFIPIPIKAKYFIPLLIVYELTMELAGFSWDNIAHLGHLSGMIIGYILIKYWKKINSNSVNFTFVKRFHIK, encoded by the coding sequence ATGCCTAAATTAACACAAGCTGTAAAGCACCTGATAATAATAAATACTTTATTCTTTATAGCTACTTATTATATAATAGATAGTAGAATTTTAATCGAATGGTTTTCTCTATTCTCAACTGAAAGTCCATTTTTCAAATACTGGCAAGTTGCTACATCGATGTTTATGCATGGTAGCTTTTCTCATATTCTATTTAATATGTTCGCCTTATGGATGTTTGGTAGTACACTTGAAAGCGTTTGGGGAACAAAAAAATTTATTACCTTCTATTTTCTAACTGGAATTGGATCCGCTATTCTTTATCTTTTAATTAAGTATATTCAAATTCAATACGTTATAGATGATTATTCAGCCGAAGAAATTAATATAGTTTTAACAAAAGGAGCAGAAGCTATTATGAATGGCAAAAATTTTACTGATGAAAATTTAGCTAATTTAAACGCCTTAATAAACACCCCTACTTTAGGTGCATCAGGCGCCATCTCAGGGCTACTCATGGCATTTGGGGTTTTATTTCCAAATGTAGAATTAATGTTAATTTTCATCCCAATCCCTATAAAAGCTAAATACTTTATACCATTACTTATTGTGTATGAATTGACAATGGAACTAGCTGGATTTTCTTGGGATAACATCGCTCATCTAGGACACCTAAGCGGTATGATTATTGGGTATATACTCATAAAATACTGGAAAAAAATCAATTCAAATTCCGTTAATTTTACTTTTGTAAAAAGATTTCATATAAAATGA